The Sesamum indicum cultivar Zhongzhi No. 13 linkage group LG6, S_indicum_v1.0, whole genome shotgun sequence genome has a segment encoding these proteins:
- the LOC105165099 gene encoding aspartic proteinase CDR1-like: protein MAIYYEPLSLILATLLLSSISLISLSEATKNGGVTIDLIHRESPLSPSYDASTTHFERLRSLFRRSISRYYALRSASFKSTSKSPDSFEATLTPIGGEYLIKINIGTPPVEILAIADTGSDLTWTQCVPCTQCYKQNAPLFDPTKTTSYRSVSCTSQQCQSLGVGSSSCDKSNRCLYQVSYGDNSYSNGDLAVETFTFDSSTSKESVAFPKVVFGCGHNNDGTFNETGSGIVGLGGGAVSIVKQLETAIGGKFSYCLTTLDSESSSKINFGPNAIVTGPNVSSTPIVQKSPDTFYYLTLEGVSVGNKASAYNYISNSNSGATVEEGNIIIDSGTTLTFLPSSLYEGLESTLEKSISGNRVSDPQGLFGLCYELPSNGEFNAPPIIAHFTGADVELTQESTFLEVEKGVVCLTFVTSQDLAIFGNLHQMNFLIGYDLKNQKVRFLPTDCSKTK, encoded by the coding sequence ATGGCTATCTACTACGAACCCTTGTCTCTCATTCTTGCAACCCTCCTTCTTTCTAGCATTTCCCTGATTTCTTTGAGTGAAGCAACCAAGAACGGTGGCGTAACCATTGATTTAATCCATCGTGAGTCCCCTCTTTCGCCTTCCTACGATGCTTCCACCACGCATTTTGAGCGTCTGAGGAGTTTGTTTCGTCGCTCAATTTCACGTTATTATGCTCTTAGGTCAGCTTCTTTTAAGTCAACCTCAAAGTCACCTGACTCGTTTGAAGCTACCCTAACTCCCATTGGTGGGGAATAcctaattaaaatcaatattgGGACCCCACCAGTTGAAATACTTGCGATTGCTGACACGGGTAGTGATTTGACATGGACGCAGTGCGTGCCATGCACACAATGCTACAAGCAAAATGCCCCACTTTTCGACCCCACAAAAACCACATCTTATAGAAGTGTTTCATGTACATCCCAACAATGCCAATCCCTGGGAGTTGGGAGTTCGTCCTGTGACAAATCAAATCGTTGTCTCTACCAAGTTAGTTATGGGGATAATTCTTACAGCAACGGTGACCTAGCTGTGGAAACATTCACTTTTGATTCCTCCACTTCCAAAGAAAGTGTAGCATTCCCCAAAGTTGTGTTTGGTTGCGGGCACAATAACGACGGGACTTTCAATGAGACAGGCTCTGGGATCGTTGGTCTTGGTGGTGGCGCTGTCTCAATAGTGAAACAACTAGAGACGGCCATCGGCGGAAAATTCTCATACTGTCTCACAACCCTGGACTCAGAATCCTCTAGCAAGATAAATTTTGGACCTAATGCTATCGTGACGGGGCCTAACGTCTCATCCACCCCTATAGTACAGAAATCGCCTGATACGTTCTATTATCTTACATTAGAGGGTGTTAGTGTTGGGAATAAGGCTTCGGCATACAATTACATTTCCAACTCCAATTCCGGGGCAACGGTTGAAGAAGGCAACATAATCATTGACTCTGGAACAACATTAACATTTCTTCCTAGTTCCCTTTACGAAGGATTGGAATCCACATTGGAGAAATCGATTAGTGGTAATCGTGTGTCTGATCCTCAAGGGTTATTTGGATTGTGCTACGAGCTACCTAGCAATGGAGAATTTAACGCCCCACCAATAATAGCACATTTCACAGGGGCAGATGTGGAATTGACACAAGAGAGCACCTTTCTAGAGGTGGAGAAAGGGGTGGTATGTTTGACTTTTGTAACCTCACAAGATTTGGccatttttggtaatttacatcaaatgaattttctAATTGGATATGATCTTAAGAATCAGAAGGTGAGATTCTTGCCAACCGATTGCAGCAAGACCAAGTGA
- the LOC105165100 gene encoding uncharacterized protein LOC105165100: MSGFFQNSVDEKAVEELLSQAMDATVLEQVAAINCSALNDSALPSHLETRFHNLKSLPMKPASSSTQSLINLPRKNGFSPCLKESPESKNCSYSPKSLKKNRLGELGKKEMKYRSWQVISSRSVSPPVRSGCFLCCPKQVSREKSNKDDRGLVLGLRDELILSDLSSFSVKKQEKMMKKALMEEEKICREAEKIVKYASAAMMDVSGR; the protein is encoded by the coding sequence ATGTCGGGTTTCTTTCAGAACAGTGTCGATGAGAAGGCTGTGGAAGAGCTTCTGTCTCAGGCAATGGATGCGACAGTTCTCGAGCAGGTGGCGGCCATTAACTGCTCTGCTCTCAACGATTCTGCCCTCCCTTCTCACCTCGAAACCCGCTTTCACAACCTCAAATCTTTGCCCATGAAACCCGCTTCTTCATCAACACAAAGCCTCATCAATCTTCCACGGAAAAACGGGTTTTCTCCATGTTTGAAGGAAAGCCCAGAATCCAAGAACTGCTCATATTCCCCAAAATCATTGAAGAAAAACCGACTCGGAGAATTGGGGAAGAAGGAGATGAAGTACCGTTCTTGGCAGGTTATTTCAAGTAGGTCTGTTTCTCCACCTGTAAGAAGTGGCTGCTTTTTGTGTTGTCCGAAGCAGGTATCAAGGGAAAAGAGTAATAAAGACGACAGGGGTTTGGTTCTGGGGCTTCGTGATGAGTTAATTTTATCTGATTTGAGTAGTTTTTCAGTGAAAAAACAGGaaaagatgatgaagaagGCTCTGATGGAGGAGGAGAAGATTTGTAGGGAGGCTGAGAAAATTGTGAAGTATGCTTCAGCAGCAATGATGGATGTTTCAGGGCGTTGA
- the LOC105164981 gene encoding probable serine/threonine-protein kinase PBL15 codes for MKEPKSKKQQAWKPLTASYCCSADDHTIFGNLSRCRPSKSEYSKNIGGGGALPSFRKLSFSDVSLGSSSARINEDLAQSFGGDLYDFQLSELRGVTQNFSSNFLLGEGGFGRVHKGYIDESLRAGLKAQPVAVKLLDIEGLQGHREWLAEVIFLGQLRHPNLVKLIGYCCEDEERLLVYEFMARGSLENHLFKRGLSISLAWATRLKIAIGAAKGLAFLHGAEKPVIYRDFKTSNILLDSDFNAKLSDFGLAKMGPEGSNTHVTTRVMGTYGYAAPEYVSTGHLTTKSDIYSFGVVLLELLTGRRAMEKIRPKSEQNLVDWARPYLSSSRRLRCIMDPRLGGQYSVKGAKEMGLLALQCVSLNPKDRPKMPAIIETLESLQNLRDMAITHGQWPASPKSGRNLSCSAKGRREGGFGCKSAAVAASPRSK; via the exons ATGAAGGAGCCGAAATCCAAGAAACAGCAGGCGTGGAAGCCCTTGACAGCAAGCTACTGCTGCTCAGCGGACGACCATACTATTTTCGGAAACTTGAGCCGGTGCAGGCCCTCGAAGAGTGAGTACTCGAAGAACATTGGGGGCGGGGGGGCCTTGCCGTCATTCAGAAAGCTGTCGTTCTCGGATGTGAGCCTGGGGTCGTCTTCGGCGAGGATCAATGAGGATCTGGCGCAGTCTTTCGGGGGGGATTTGTACGACTTTCAGCTGAGCGAGCTGCGGGGGGTGACGCAGAATTTCTCGAGCAATTTCTTGCTGGGAGAGGGAGGTTTCGGGAGAGTGCACAAAGGGTACATTGATGAGAGCTTGAGGGCGGGGTTGAAGGCTCAGCCGGTTGCTGTCAAGCTTCTTGATATTGAAGGCCTCCAGGGCCACCGTGAATGGCTT GCGGAAGTGATATTCCTAGGGCAGCTAAGGCACCCAAATTTGGTGAAGTTAATTGGGTATTGCTGCGAAGATGAAGAGCGGCTTCTTGTGTATGAGTTCATGGCTCGAGGCAGCTTGGAGAATCATTTGTTCAAAA GAGGATTGTCGATTTCACTGGCATGGGCGACGAGGTTGAAGATCGCTATAGGTGCAGCAAAGGGGCTTGCTTTTTTGCACGGTGCTGAAAAACCTGTCATATATCGTGATTTCAAGACATCTAATATCTTACTAGATTCG GACTTCAATGCTAAATTGTCAGATTTCGGACTTGCCAAAATGGGACCTGAAGGATCAAATACCCATGTTACCACTCGTGTGATGGGAACCTATGGCTACGCTGCTCCTGAATATGTTAGCActg GTCACCTAACTACAAAAAGTGACATCTATAGTTTTGGAGTAGTTCTACTTGAACTCCTAACGGGAAGAAGAGCGATGGAGAAGATAAGGCCCAAAAGTGAGCAGAACCTGGTGGATTGGGCCCGGCCCTATTTGTCAAGTAGTAGGAGATTGCGATGCATAATGGACCCTAGACTTGGGGGGCAGTATTCTGTGAAGGGGGCAAAGGAGATGGGCCTTTTGGCCCTACAATGTGTAAGCTTGAACCCAAAAGACAGGCCCAAAATGCCAGCCATTATTGAAACTCTTGAGAGCTTGCAGAATTTAAGGGATATGGCTATTACTCATGGACAGTGGCCCGCTTCACCTAAATCGGGCCGGAATTTGAGCTGCTCTGCTAAAGGAAGGAGGGAGGGTGGATTTGGGTGTAAGAGTGCTGCTGTAGCTGCCAGCCCAAGAAGCAAATaa
- the LOC105164982 gene encoding dolichyl-diphosphooligosaccharide--protein glycosyltransferase subunit 4A, with protein MIDDQDLGFFANFLGIFIFVLVIAYHYVMADPKYEGN; from the coding sequence ATGATTGATGACCAGGACTTGGGCTTCTTTGCCAACTTTCTCGGTATCTTCATATTCGTGCTGGTGATTGCTTATCATTATGTGATGGCTGACCCCAAATATGAGGGCAACTGA